Proteins encoded together in one Microbacterium oxydans window:
- a CDS encoding VOC family protein, with product MPALNPYLSFRTEARQAMEFYQSVLGGDLDISVFGDFPDMVQDPSQKDLVMHAQLNTPDGLVLMGSDSPDGMPYEKPQGFSVSLSGNTQDTTRAVWDRLSDGATITMPLDVPPWGGLFGMLIDRFGIPWMLHGDPEE from the coding sequence ATGCCTGCTCTCAACCCGTATCTCTCGTTCCGCACCGAAGCCCGCCAGGCGATGGAGTTCTATCAGAGCGTCCTCGGCGGCGACCTCGACATCAGCGTCTTCGGGGACTTCCCCGACATGGTGCAGGATCCCAGCCAGAAGGACCTCGTCATGCATGCCCAGCTCAACACCCCGGACGGGCTGGTGCTGATGGGGTCCGACTCCCCCGACGGGATGCCGTATGAGAAGCCGCAGGGTTTCTCGGTGTCGCTGAGCGGCAACACGCAGGACACCACCCGTGCCGTGTGGGACAGGCTGTCCGACGGCGCGACGATCACGATGCCGCTCGACGTTCCGCCGTGGGGCGGGCTCTTCGGCATGCTCATCGACCGGTTCGGCATCCCGTGGATGCTGCACGGCGACCCGGAGGAGTGA
- a CDS encoding glutaredoxin family protein: MELTLVSSSFCGACTRTRAVLADAARFLPAATITEIDVAQDPDAAEKLDIGFTPTVIIRDSAGSEVFRATGVPTVPQVLTAAVKALPA; the protein is encoded by the coding sequence GTGGAGCTGACACTGGTCTCTTCCTCGTTCTGCGGGGCGTGCACACGGACGCGGGCGGTGCTCGCCGACGCCGCTCGGTTCCTCCCGGCTGCCACGATCACCGAGATCGACGTCGCACAGGACCCGGATGCCGCCGAGAAGCTCGACATCGGATTCACGCCGACCGTGATCATCCGCGACTCCGCCGGCTCCGAGGTCTTCCGCGCGACGGGCGTCCCCACCGTTCCCCAGGTCCTCACGGCCGCCGTCAAGGCATTGCCGGCCTGA
- a CDS encoding SDR family oxidoreductase, with protein MRIAVAGGTGVVGRHTVEAVEAAGHEAVVLSRSQGVDLVTGRGLEAALTGADSVIDVASIQTLKASTAIEFFTAATGNLVSAASDAGVRHVVLLSIVGIDRIPYDYYAGKVAQEKVVEASRMPWTILRATQFHEFAGQMFERAKVGPLHLAPNARTQPVAAAEVGARLAALAVAEPQGRVRDLAGPREEQLSEMIRAFARRAGYRGWVPALNVPGPQMAGMRAGHALPGPDAELGRQTFADWLASGRH; from the coding sequence ATGAGAATCGCTGTGGCAGGAGGCACCGGCGTCGTCGGCCGGCACACCGTCGAGGCCGTCGAGGCCGCGGGCCATGAGGCGGTCGTGCTCAGTCGCTCGCAGGGCGTCGACCTGGTGACCGGCCGCGGTCTGGAGGCCGCCCTGACCGGAGCGGACTCCGTCATCGACGTCGCGAGCATCCAGACACTCAAGGCGAGCACCGCGATCGAGTTCTTCACCGCCGCGACCGGGAACCTCGTCTCGGCGGCCTCGGATGCGGGCGTGCGACACGTCGTGCTGCTGTCGATCGTCGGCATCGATCGCATCCCCTATGACTACTACGCGGGCAAGGTCGCGCAGGAGAAGGTCGTCGAGGCGTCGCGGATGCCCTGGACGATCCTCCGGGCGACGCAGTTCCACGAGTTCGCGGGCCAGATGTTCGAGCGCGCGAAGGTTGGGCCGCTGCATCTCGCTCCGAACGCCCGGACGCAGCCCGTCGCGGCCGCGGAGGTCGGGGCACGACTGGCCGCGCTCGCGGTCGCCGAGCCGCAGGGCCGGGTCCGCGACCTCGCCGGACCGCGCGAGGAGCAGCTCTCGGAGATGATCCGTGCGTTCGCCCGACGGGCCGGCTACCGCGGGTGGGTCCCGGCGCTGAACGTGCCCGGTCCGCAGATGGCGGGGATGAGAGCCGGACACGCGCTCCCGGGTCCGGATGCGGAGCTCGGGCGGCAGACGTTCGCCGACTGGCTCGCGTCGGGCCGGCACTGA
- a CDS encoding MerR family transcriptional regulator, which yields MSHSTDLLSIGPFSEAALLSPKALRLYEKRGLLVPEAVDPHNGYRFYRVEQASRGRLISLLRTAGMSLDAIQEVLAMPDGSALAALDAFQDQVRTAAASTATLLDQARGHFEGSPMNTKSLTSTVRPEQPVLSMLVTTFVDELDRRLRAAYEELSALAVARGLAVSADPFGIFHAPITPESDGPIEVCLPVDRIIAETPAGIRSQRLSGGAMVEVTVEGEDTAFPAILAAYDRGCEWIDEQGATRVGPPREVWNVLPWDETRPARMTVAWPYA from the coding sequence GTGAGCCACTCCACCGACCTCCTCAGCATCGGTCCGTTCTCCGAAGCCGCGCTGCTCTCGCCGAAGGCCCTGCGCCTCTATGAGAAGCGCGGGCTTCTGGTGCCGGAAGCGGTCGACCCGCACAACGGGTACCGCTTCTATCGGGTCGAGCAGGCGAGCAGGGGACGGCTCATCTCCCTGCTGCGGACGGCGGGCATGAGCCTCGACGCGATCCAGGAGGTGCTCGCGATGCCCGACGGCTCCGCGCTCGCCGCCCTCGACGCGTTCCAGGATCAGGTCCGGACGGCCGCGGCGTCGACCGCCACGCTCCTCGACCAGGCGCGCGGCCATTTCGAAGGATCACCGATGAACACGAAGTCCCTCACCTCCACCGTCCGACCGGAGCAGCCCGTGCTGAGCATGCTCGTGACCACCTTCGTGGACGAGCTCGACCGGCGGCTGCGAGCGGCGTACGAGGAGCTGAGTGCGCTCGCCGTCGCGCGCGGCCTCGCCGTCTCCGCCGACCCGTTCGGCATCTTCCACGCCCCGATCACGCCCGAGAGCGACGGTCCGATCGAGGTGTGCCTCCCCGTCGACCGCATCATCGCGGAGACCCCCGCCGGCATCCGCAGCCAGCGGCTGAGCGGCGGAGCCATGGTCGAGGTCACCGTGGAGGGCGAGGACACCGCGTTCCCCGCGATCCTCGCCGCCTACGATCGCGGCTGCGAGTGGATCGACGAACAGGGAGCGACGCGGGTGGGCCCGCCGCGCGAGGTCTGGAACGTGCTCCCGTGGGACGAGACGCGTCCGGCGCGGATGACCGTGGCCTGGCCGTACGCCTGA
- a CDS encoding M20/M25/M40 family metallo-hydrolase produces MTTSTVRPGIAERLSQMIRIPTVSAELDERGSGPFEEFVALIAELYPLVHERLRLERHTDFGLLFHWAGSGAAAGGPVVLMAHYDVVPVDESDAWTHPPFAGVIADGSVYGRGALDDKGPLIVVLEAVENLLADGFVPPRDVYLSFGGNEETYGRAAEEIARVLRERGIVPWLVVDEGGAVVDAPLPFVPGRAAMIGVGEKGVMTLRLSTRGDGGHASAPPSLTAVRRIARAVDRLGPTTFRPHASKAILRMLSELAAQTPGPARHLLRLLGSAPLLTAQVFAALGGEPAALVRTTVAPTMQSGGTAANVLPSQASATVNLRIALGETTQQTVFRVRRRIRDPLVTVEVVEASEPSPESPTDNAPFALLAQALEVSHPGVPAVPYVMMAATDSRHFHRFSPAVYRFAPLDMSNAQRASIHGVDESVEIAALERGERFHRALLERLG; encoded by the coding sequence GTGACCACATCGACCGTGCGCCCCGGCATCGCCGAGCGGCTTTCGCAGATGATCCGCATCCCGACGGTCTCGGCCGAGCTCGACGAACGCGGCTCGGGTCCGTTCGAGGAGTTCGTGGCGCTGATCGCCGAGCTCTACCCGCTGGTGCACGAGAGACTGCGACTCGAACGGCACACCGACTTCGGACTCCTGTTCCACTGGGCGGGGAGCGGTGCCGCCGCGGGGGGACCCGTCGTCCTGATGGCGCACTACGACGTCGTCCCGGTCGACGAGAGCGACGCCTGGACGCATCCGCCGTTCGCGGGCGTGATCGCCGACGGCTCGGTCTACGGCCGTGGCGCACTGGACGACAAAGGCCCGCTGATCGTGGTCCTCGAAGCGGTCGAGAACCTGCTCGCCGACGGGTTCGTCCCGCCCCGCGATGTCTACCTCTCCTTCGGCGGGAACGAGGAGACGTACGGTCGCGCGGCGGAGGAGATCGCGCGAGTCCTGCGCGAACGCGGCATCGTGCCGTGGCTGGTGGTCGACGAGGGCGGTGCCGTGGTCGACGCGCCCTTGCCCTTCGTCCCGGGCCGTGCCGCGATGATCGGCGTCGGCGAGAAGGGCGTGATGACGCTCAGGCTGTCGACGCGAGGCGACGGCGGTCACGCCTCCGCACCGCCCTCGCTCACGGCGGTCCGGCGCATCGCCAGGGCCGTCGATCGTCTGGGCCCCACCACGTTCCGTCCCCACGCCTCGAAGGCGATCCTCCGGATGCTGTCGGAGCTGGCCGCGCAGACGCCGGGACCGGCGCGCCACCTGCTGCGGCTGCTCGGCTCCGCGCCCCTGCTGACCGCGCAGGTCTTCGCCGCGCTCGGCGGTGAGCCGGCCGCTCTCGTGCGCACGACCGTCGCCCCGACCATGCAGTCCGGCGGCACAGCGGCGAACGTGCTGCCGTCGCAGGCATCCGCCACGGTCAACCTGCGCATCGCACTGGGGGAGACGACGCAGCAGACCGTGTTCCGCGTGCGTCGGCGCATCCGCGATCCGCTCGTGACGGTCGAGGTCGTCGAGGCCAGCGAGCCGTCGCCGGAGTCGCCCACCGACAACGCCCCGTTCGCCCTGCTGGCCCAGGCGCTCGAGGTCTCGCATCCCGGCGTCCCCGCCGTGCCGTACGTGATGATGGCGGCCACAGATTCGCGGCACTTCCACCGCTTCTCGCCCGCCGTGTACCGCTTCGCGCCGCTGGACATGTCGAACGCCCAGCGCGCGTCGATCCACGGCGTCGACGAGAGCGTGGAGATCGCCGCCCTGGAGCGCGGGGAGCGATTCCATCGGGCGCTGCTCGAACGGCTAGGGTGA
- a CDS encoding MFS transporter, with amino-acid sequence MTRTRTLGALGVVVGFLAFVEFTSGVLQGYYTPMLTNIARNLGIHDADVNWLEGAQLMLSALVVPAFAKLGDMVGHKRMLLISTAVTAAAALVLPFTDSFAVFLAAWALMGFYVVWLPLEIALIWSRSRRMEGRSSITAKAAGLLVAALEGGAIIGALAGGALIDVLPLTVVLLVPAVLIVVCFFVILFGVKESPEPTGGLFDTVGLVLISLALICFTGGLSLLRLEGGLTNPWSWAVVVFGVLLVIPFVLWELRSEDPLIDVRMFRSPALGPVFLTAGLFGVSVLGAQAPLSTFARTDPSVYGYGLGTTGFQTSLIIGVYLIAMIAGALLFPTVARRVTPRVTLMGASVLVGIGFLLFLPFHDAYAQVITNMVVVGLGSGALVAALPAAAASAAPATQTGVATGLTNSVKTVGGAIASCVFGIALLHGVASTAGTTEGTAGSLAGYFTVWIVCGVTALVAAAILVFVPKTAFTDRSVETEAAPAV; translated from the coding sequence ATGACGCGCACCCGCACCCTGGGCGCCCTCGGCGTCGTCGTCGGCTTCCTCGCCTTCGTGGAGTTCACCAGTGGTGTGCTGCAGGGCTACTACACGCCGATGCTCACCAACATCGCCCGCAACCTCGGGATCCACGACGCCGACGTCAACTGGCTCGAGGGCGCGCAGCTGATGTTGTCGGCGCTGGTCGTCCCGGCCTTCGCGAAGCTCGGCGACATGGTCGGCCACAAGCGGATGCTGCTGATCTCGACCGCCGTCACGGCCGCGGCCGCGCTGGTCCTGCCGTTCACCGACTCCTTCGCGGTGTTCCTCGCCGCCTGGGCGCTGATGGGCTTCTACGTCGTCTGGCTTCCGCTCGAGATCGCCCTGATCTGGTCGCGCTCGCGGCGCATGGAGGGTCGCTCGTCGATCACGGCCAAGGCAGCAGGGCTCCTCGTCGCGGCGCTGGAGGGCGGCGCGATCATCGGCGCCCTGGCCGGCGGCGCCCTCATCGACGTCCTCCCGCTCACGGTCGTGCTCCTCGTCCCCGCCGTGCTCATCGTGGTGTGCTTCTTCGTGATCCTGTTCGGGGTGAAGGAGTCGCCGGAGCCCACGGGCGGCCTGTTCGACACGGTCGGCCTGGTGCTGATCTCCCTCGCGCTGATCTGCTTCACGGGTGGCCTCAGCCTGCTCCGCCTCGAGGGCGGACTGACCAACCCCTGGTCCTGGGCGGTCGTCGTCTTCGGAGTGCTGCTCGTGATCCCATTCGTGCTGTGGGAGCTCCGTTCCGAGGACCCGCTGATCGACGTGCGGATGTTCCGCTCGCCCGCACTCGGCCCGGTGTTCCTCACCGCGGGGCTCTTCGGCGTGAGCGTGCTCGGCGCACAGGCGCCGCTGTCGACGTTCGCCCGCACCGACCCCTCGGTCTACGGCTACGGGCTGGGCACGACCGGCTTCCAGACCTCGCTGATCATCGGCGTCTACCTGATCGCCATGATCGCGGGAGCACTCCTGTTCCCGACGGTCGCACGTCGGGTCACCCCTCGCGTCACGCTGATGGGCGCCTCGGTGCTGGTCGGCATCGGATTCCTGCTCTTCCTCCCGTTCCACGACGCGTACGCGCAGGTCATCACGAACATGGTCGTGGTGGGGCTCGGCTCCGGAGCGCTGGTCGCGGCGCTCCCCGCCGCGGCCGCATCCGCAGCTCCGGCGACGCAGACCGGCGTCGCGACGGGCCTCACCAACTCGGTGAAGACCGTCGGCGGTGCGATCGCCTCGTGCGTGTTCGGCATCGCGCTGCTGCACGGCGTCGCGAGCACGGCGGGGACCACCGAGGGCACGGCCGGGTCGCTCGCCGGTTACTTCACGGTGTGGATCGTCTGCGGTGTGACCGCGCTCGTCGCCGCGGCGATCCTCGTGTTCGTCCCGAAGACCGCGTTCACCGACCGCTCCGTCGAGACCGAGGCAGCGCCGGCGGTCTGA
- a CDS encoding RtcB family protein has protein sequence MERLSARLLSWASLIDEKTLDQAHTTARMPFIHPHLALMPDAHLGKGATVGSVIPTLGAIIPAAVGVDIGCGMIAVRTQFTRGDLDGRDLAELREQIERAIPLSAGRYNRKIVATAEPRIAELETLAETAEFDPEKYAGNWRLQLGTLGSGNHFIEVSVDELDRVWLFLHSGSRGVGNRIAGHHISVAQRLAKQWWIELPDPDLAYLVEGTPEFTRYIRELRWAQHFALLNREEMMDRVIRQVSEFLDRPVDEQERINCHHNFTESEKHYGRQVWVSRKGAIQADAGRPGLIPGSMGTASYVVEGLGDRQSLNSSPHGAGREYSRSAARKTFTHDQLREAMEGIEFRDTDAFIDEIPQAYKPIDRVMADAASLVSIRHTLRQIVNVKGD, from the coding sequence ATGGAGAGGCTCTCCGCACGGCTGCTGTCGTGGGCGTCCCTGATCGACGAGAAGACGCTCGATCAGGCGCACACCACGGCTCGCATGCCGTTCATCCACCCGCACCTGGCGCTGATGCCGGATGCGCACCTCGGCAAGGGGGCGACGGTCGGCTCGGTCATCCCGACGCTCGGCGCGATCATCCCCGCGGCCGTCGGCGTCGACATCGGCTGCGGCATGATCGCCGTCCGCACGCAGTTCACGAGGGGCGACCTGGACGGGCGCGACCTCGCCGAGCTGCGCGAGCAGATCGAGCGTGCGATCCCGCTCTCGGCCGGACGCTACAACCGCAAGATCGTGGCCACCGCCGAGCCGCGCATCGCCGAGCTCGAGACACTCGCCGAGACGGCCGAGTTCGATCCCGAGAAGTATGCGGGGAACTGGCGCCTGCAGCTGGGCACGCTCGGCTCGGGCAACCACTTCATCGAGGTGTCGGTCGACGAGCTCGACCGGGTGTGGCTGTTCCTGCACTCGGGTTCCCGGGGTGTCGGCAACCGGATCGCCGGACACCACATCTCCGTCGCCCAGAGGCTGGCGAAGCAGTGGTGGATCGAGCTCCCCGACCCCGACCTGGCGTACCTGGTCGAGGGGACTCCGGAGTTCACCCGGTACATCCGGGAGCTCCGCTGGGCACAGCACTTCGCCCTGCTGAACCGGGAGGAGATGATGGACCGCGTCATCCGGCAGGTGTCCGAGTTCCTCGACCGCCCGGTCGATGAGCAGGAGCGCATCAACTGCCACCACAACTTCACCGAGTCGGAGAAGCACTACGGCAGGCAGGTGTGGGTGTCGCGGAAGGGCGCCATCCAGGCCGACGCCGGTCGGCCCGGACTCATCCCCGGCTCGATGGGCACCGCGTCGTACGTGGTGGAGGGACTCGGCGACCGGCAGTCGCTGAACTCCTCCCCGCACGGTGCCGGACGCGAGTACTCGCGGTCGGCGGCCCGGAAGACGTTCACGCACGATCAGCTGCGGGAGGCGATGGAGGGGATCGAGTTCCGTGACACGGATGCGTTCATCGACGAGATCCCGCAGGCGTACAAGCCGATCGACCGGGTGATGGCGGATGCCGCGAGCCTGGTCTCCATCCGGCACACGCTGCGGCAGATCGTCAACGTGAAGGGGGACTGA
- a CDS encoding VOC family protein — protein sequence MALLDHLGITVDDLERGRAQFHPVLTALGYQSGGANDHSISWHNGEETEIILYTWDEDSTPHRHGRIGWQHIAFAVPTREQVEHLHAVAVDAGWTPVREPKEYPRYSERYYASFVEDADGIRVEFMYNPPRDTA from the coding sequence ATGGCTCTTCTGGATCATCTGGGCATCACCGTCGACGACCTCGAACGCGGCCGGGCGCAGTTCCACCCGGTCCTCACCGCTCTCGGATACCAGAGCGGAGGCGCGAACGACCATTCGATCTCGTGGCACAACGGCGAGGAGACGGAGATCATCCTCTACACGTGGGATGAAGACTCGACTCCGCATCGTCATGGCCGCATCGGCTGGCAGCACATCGCCTTCGCCGTGCCGACGCGTGAGCAGGTCGAGCACCTCCACGCGGTCGCCGTCGACGCCGGCTGGACCCCCGTCCGCGAACCCAAGGAGTACCCGCGCTATTCGGAGCGCTATTACGCCTCGTTCGTCGAAGACGCGGACGGCATCCGCGTCGAGTTCATGTACAACCCACCGCGGGACACGGCTTGA
- a CDS encoding MmcQ/YjbR family DNA-binding protein, which translates to MKGDRLQQCARDRAEELPGSRLEHPFGPEWDVFKVRDKVFMLLTSTTGAEIVTLKAAPEDGDALRRQFDDIIPGYHMNKKHWITLRPGGKLPHDLVRELVTESYLLVVENLPRRQRPVDPATFGRIAP; encoded by the coding sequence ATGAAAGGCGACCGTCTGCAACAGTGCGCGCGCGATCGCGCCGAGGAGTTGCCCGGGTCTCGGCTCGAGCATCCCTTCGGCCCCGAATGGGACGTCTTCAAGGTGCGCGACAAGGTCTTCATGCTGCTCACGTCGACCACCGGCGCGGAGATCGTGACCCTCAAGGCGGCGCCCGAAGACGGCGACGCGCTTCGCCGGCAGTTCGATGACATCATCCCCGGCTATCACATGAACAAGAAGCACTGGATCACGCTCCGGCCGGGCGGGAAGCTGCCGCACGATCTCGTCCGCGAGCTGGTGACGGAGTCGTACCTCCTCGTCGTGGAGAACCTCCCCCGGCGGCAACGGCCCGTCGACCCCGCCACATTCGGGCGGATCGCGCCCTGA
- a CDS encoding siderophore-interacting protein: MSDTKSGFSIERRGLELRFRNVTLSAREWLAPDFVRVRLTGSDLAGFDSLGSDDHMRLFFPAGPTDSVDELRASPSREYTPLAWGEDWLDVEFAVHGDQGVAAPWAATAPLGSMIGVGGPRGSAVLTGEPDSWLLVGDETAIPAIRRFAALIPEGTPARIVIETVNEGREIDIEAPVDIEWLHRGEAPSGSALIAFLETLTADDVVGSDPFVFIAAEQSIVKPGRALLDRWGVDTANAVVKGYWKRGEAEYHAPH; the protein is encoded by the coding sequence ATGAGCGATACGAAATCCGGCTTCTCGATCGAGCGTCGCGGCCTCGAGCTGCGCTTCCGCAACGTGACCCTGAGCGCCCGTGAATGGCTGGCACCGGACTTCGTGCGCGTGCGCCTGACCGGCTCCGACCTCGCAGGCTTCGACTCCCTCGGCTCCGACGACCACATGCGCCTGTTCTTCCCCGCCGGCCCCACCGACTCCGTCGACGAGCTTCGCGCCTCGCCGAGCCGGGAGTACACGCCGCTCGCGTGGGGCGAGGACTGGCTCGACGTCGAGTTCGCGGTGCACGGCGATCAGGGCGTCGCCGCCCCCTGGGCCGCGACCGCGCCACTCGGCTCCATGATCGGCGTCGGCGGCCCTCGCGGGTCGGCGGTGCTGACCGGCGAGCCCGACTCCTGGCTGCTGGTCGGCGACGAGACCGCGATCCCCGCGATCCGCCGCTTCGCCGCGCTGATTCCCGAGGGCACCCCCGCGCGCATCGTGATCGAGACGGTCAACGAGGGCCGCGAGATCGACATCGAAGCACCGGTCGACATCGAGTGGCTGCACCGCGGCGAAGCACCCTCCGGCTCCGCCCTCATCGCCTTCCTCGAGACGCTGACCGCCGACGACGTGGTGGGGTCCGATCCGTTCGTCTTCATCGCGGCCGAGCAGTCGATCGTCAAGCCCGGCCGCGCACTGCTCGACCGTTGGGGCGTCGACACCGCGAACGCCGTGGTGAAGGGCTACTGGAAGCGCGGCGAGGCCGAGTACCACGCCCCGCACTAG